The following are encoded together in the Kribbella sp. CA-293567 genome:
- a CDS encoding helix-turn-helix domain-containing protein, translated as MHTIALATAGHLLHFELGVAYEIFRTPPEEIARDDWYDVLLCGPGPVTVGPFTLDPEYGLDRIVTADTVLVPACADVDVAAPPELVEAIRAAHDAGARIASLCTGAFALGAAGLLDGRRATTHWAHTAELTARYPAATVDPDVLYTDNGSVLTAAGKAAAVDLCIHLIHLDHGAIIANTVARRLVMPPHRPGSQAQFVATPMQPAGDHLLAGLLAWAQERLDEPLTVTDLARQANMSPRNLGRQFRSVTGQTPLQWLLTQRVRRAQELLEATPNSIESVAVATGMGTATTLRRQFKRVVGVPPDSYRRSFRTSPA; from the coding sequence ATGCACACGATCGCGCTGGCGACCGCCGGCCACCTGCTCCACTTCGAGCTGGGTGTGGCCTACGAGATCTTCCGGACACCTCCGGAGGAGATCGCCCGCGACGACTGGTACGACGTGCTGCTCTGTGGCCCGGGTCCGGTGACGGTCGGCCCGTTCACCCTTGACCCGGAGTACGGACTGGATCGGATAGTCACGGCCGACACAGTGCTCGTGCCCGCGTGTGCCGACGTCGACGTCGCTGCACCGCCGGAGCTGGTCGAGGCTATTCGCGCGGCTCACGACGCCGGCGCCCGAATCGCCTCGCTCTGCACAGGCGCTTTCGCGCTGGGCGCAGCCGGGCTGCTGGACGGCCGGCGCGCCACTACCCACTGGGCGCACACAGCAGAACTCACTGCCCGCTACCCAGCGGCCACCGTTGACCCGGACGTGCTCTACACCGACAACGGCAGCGTGCTGACCGCAGCGGGGAAAGCGGCAGCGGTCGACCTCTGCATCCACCTGATTCACCTCGACCATGGCGCGATCATCGCCAACACCGTTGCCCGCCGGCTGGTCATGCCCCCACACCGGCCCGGCAGTCAGGCACAGTTCGTCGCCACGCCCATGCAGCCAGCTGGCGACCACCTACTGGCCGGCCTGCTCGCCTGGGCCCAGGAACGCCTCGACGAGCCGCTGACAGTGACCGACCTGGCCCGGCAGGCCAACATGAGCCCCCGCAACCTCGGCCGCCAGTTCCGCTCGGTCACCGGCCAGACCCCGCTCCAGTGGCTCCTGACCCAACGCGTACGCCGGGCGCAGGAGCTTCTGGAGGCAACTCCCAACAGCATCGAGTCAGTAGCCGTCGCGACCGGCATGGGCACGGCCACTACGCTCCGCCGCCAGTTCAAGCGAGTAGTAGGTGTCCCCCCAGACTCCTACCGCCGTTCCTTCCGCACCTCCCCCGCCTGA